In Nocardia asteroides, a single genomic region encodes these proteins:
- a CDS encoding HD domain-containing protein — translation MTSALWRAMIEPGLASLPEHVAVLLTSLDAPPRLGAHLRAVHDVARQLADWMTDHHPAVRFDREAVLFGAATHDIGKVLHPEELSGPGTDHERAGFELLLARGFEAKSARFAWTHGAWSGDDIGMEDLLVGLADKVWKAKRVPDVEQLIVQRLAAADGSPPWQVFLALDDALDRTAAEADSRLAFQASYPIEARPS, via the coding sequence ATGACCTCCGCCCTGTGGCGCGCGATGATCGAGCCGGGCCTCGCCTCGCTGCCGGAGCACGTAGCGGTACTCCTCACGAGCCTCGACGCTCCGCCTCGGCTCGGTGCACACCTGCGGGCAGTGCACGACGTCGCCAGGCAGTTGGCCGATTGGATGACCGACCATCACCCCGCGGTGCGCTTCGATCGCGAAGCGGTGCTCTTCGGAGCGGCAACTCACGACATCGGGAAGGTGCTGCACCCCGAGGAACTGTCCGGACCGGGCACCGACCACGAACGCGCCGGATTCGAACTGCTGCTCGCTCGAGGCTTCGAGGCGAAGTCGGCCCGCTTCGCATGGACGCACGGAGCGTGGAGCGGAGACGACATCGGCATGGAAGACCTCCTCGTCGGCCTGGCCGACAAAGTGTGGAAAGCCAAGCGCGTCCCCGACGTCGAGCAGTTGATCGTGCAGCGTCTCGCAGCCGCCGACGGTTCACCGCCCTGGCAGGTGTTCCTGGCGCTCGATGACGCACTCGACCGGACCGCCGCGGAAGCCGACTCCCGGCTCGCATTCCAAGCGAGCTATCCGATCGAGGCCCGGCCTTCGTAG
- a CDS encoding PP2C family protein-serine/threonine phosphatase, protein MTGSREFSGRDRAGEQQRSFAAVFEGAGLDVEELWTEYFGIGGNAGFLEVDAYVHGMTTLAARDRDMLAHVVNEYLDQRTETRRATFSRPFRNPRPTTPALSALVELVDGVHLAAPDRLPVIARAAGTALGVELTVHLVDYEQRALHPATGTGTPPLDLDTTTAGRAFRELETQTSSTDRAQTLWIPLLDGIERLGVLEIGVPEPEDLRDPGLRAHCRWVARLLGHLVTITTNYGDGLDRTRLTRNRTPDAELLWSLLPPRTAGVGDVVVSAAVEPRYDLRGDVFDYAFSESTAQLLILDASGDRAELIAATALSAYRSARHAGAGLPGQARSIEETLVARFGAGPLATAVLAELDLDSGRLRYLNAGHAEPLVMRGGTIADPLGGGRGLPLGLGAATEPVAEEKVHPEDWLVLYTDGITGGPSGDEFGLRRLAEVLRREAGTGHPPPETVRQVITAVREHHPTPLREDATVMLVRKLGPKIAPRRPEDERRESFDR, encoded by the coding sequence GTGACCGGCTCCCGCGAATTCTCCGGCCGGGATCGCGCCGGGGAGCAGCAGCGCAGCTTCGCCGCGGTCTTCGAGGGCGCCGGGCTCGACGTCGAGGAGCTGTGGACCGAGTACTTCGGCATCGGAGGCAACGCCGGGTTCCTCGAGGTCGACGCCTACGTGCACGGCATGACGACGCTCGCCGCCAGGGACCGCGACATGCTCGCGCACGTCGTCAACGAATACCTCGACCAGCGCACCGAGACCAGGCGCGCCACCTTCAGCCGCCCCTTCCGCAATCCGCGCCCGACCACCCCGGCGCTCTCCGCGCTGGTCGAGCTGGTCGACGGCGTCCACCTCGCCGCACCGGACCGGCTCCCGGTGATCGCGCGCGCCGCGGGCACCGCGCTCGGCGTCGAACTCACCGTGCACCTCGTCGACTACGAACAGCGCGCGCTGCACCCCGCCACCGGCACCGGCACGCCCCCGCTCGACCTCGACACCACCACCGCGGGCCGGGCCTTCCGCGAACTGGAGACCCAGACCTCCTCGACCGACCGCGCACAAACCCTGTGGATACCGCTGCTCGACGGCATCGAACGGCTCGGCGTGCTCGAGATCGGCGTCCCCGAACCCGAAGACCTGCGCGACCCCGGCCTGCGCGCGCACTGCCGCTGGGTGGCCCGGCTGCTCGGCCACCTCGTCACCATCACCACCAACTACGGCGACGGACTCGACCGCACCCGCCTCACCCGGAACCGCACCCCCGACGCCGAACTCCTCTGGTCGCTGCTGCCCCCGCGTACCGCCGGGGTCGGCGACGTCGTGGTCAGCGCCGCCGTCGAGCCGCGCTACGACCTGCGCGGCGACGTCTTCGACTACGCCTTCTCCGAAAGCACCGCGCAGCTGCTGATCCTCGACGCCTCCGGCGACCGCGCCGAGCTGATCGCCGCGACCGCGCTGTCCGCCTACCGCAGCGCCAGGCACGCCGGAGCCGGGCTGCCCGGGCAGGCCCGCTCGATCGAGGAGACGCTCGTCGCCCGCTTCGGGGCAGGCCCGCTGGCCACCGCCGTACTCGCCGAGCTGGACCTGGACAGCGGGCGGCTGCGCTATCTCAACGCCGGTCACGCCGAGCCGCTGGTCATGCGCGGCGGCACTATCGCCGACCCGCTCGGCGGCGGGCGGGGTCTACCGCTCGGCCTCGGCGCGGCGACCGAGCCCGTCGCCGAGGAGAAGGTGCACCCCGAGGACTGGCTGGTCCTCTACACCGACGGCATCACCGGTGGTCCCAGCGGTGACGAGTTCGGCCTGCGGCGGCTGGCGGAGGTGCTGCGCCGGGAGGCCGGGACGGGCCATCCGCCGCCGGAGACGGTGCGGCAGGTGATCACCGCGGTGCGGGAGCATCACCCGACGCCGCTGCGCGAGGACGCCACCGTCATGCTGGTGCGCAAGCTGGGTCCGAAGATCGCGCCGCGACGTCCGGAGGACGAAAGGCGAGAATCGTTCGACCGGTGA